Proteins from a genomic interval of Quercus lobata isolate SW786 chromosome 11, ValleyOak3.0 Primary Assembly, whole genome shotgun sequence:
- the LOC115967069 gene encoding uncharacterized protein LOC115967069 — protein MSNDGETNVVKEQSGSCEGPKNRWIFFGKSQTQSEVPTHEDDFDIDNRGAAIGFSFKSPITLPKHHLLRDEVNSTESSQEVSNVESPLWQYVTKVEKLVDASVKSGGNTYFKCNYCDIVFMGSYSRVKAHLLQISGKGIRSCVKVSKSHRLEMQRMHDQVENNKLEVEHRSQIPLPPPPPGRGIPISPFWRQEGSDSSHSTNSVDAKRRKVTMNTTLEKAFQNNARHDLDSRIARMFYTGGLPFNFARNPHYRSSYAFAATHSIPSYLPPRYNALRKTLLQKERAHVERLLKPIKDSWLENVVSIVSDGWSDPQRRPLINIMVVSDGGPVFIKAIDGSGEFKDKHYIVGVLKDAIKEIGHEKIVQVITDNANVMKSAGALIEAEYPKIFWTPCVVHTLNLALKNIYATKNTEKNEVTYEKCSWITRVADYASFIRVFIINHSMRLAMFNEFCPLKLLQVIDTRFDSVVVTLKRLKLIKRCLQAMAISNQWASYREDDVGKAQKVKGMILSDLWWDNIDYILEFTAPIYDMLRIADTDKPCLHLMYEM, from the exons ATGTCCAATGATGGTGAAACTAATGTTGTGAAAGAGCAATCGGGTTCTTGTGAAGGACCTAAGAACA GATGGATTTTCTTTGGGAAGTCACAGACCCAAAGCGAGGTACCAACTCATGAG GATGACTTCGATATAGACAATCGTGGTGCTGCCATTGGATTTTCATTCAAAAGTCCAATCACATTGCCAAAGCATCACCTTCTAAGGG ACGAAGTTAATAGCACAGAAAGTTCACAAGAAGTGTCAAATGTTGAATCTCCTCTTTGGCAGTATGTGACTAAAGTAGAAAAACTAGTTGATGCATCTGTTAAATCTGGTGGAAACACATATTTTAAGTGCAACTATTGTGATATAGTTTTTATGGGATCCTATTCTAGGGTTAAAGctcatttattacaaatttctgGCAAAGGTATTAGATCATGCGTTAAGGTGTCAAAGAGCCATAGGTTGGAAATGCAGCGAATGCATGATCAAGTTGAGAATAATAAGTTAGAGGTAGAACATAGAAGTCAAATTCCCTTACCCCCACCTCCCCCAGGCCGTGGGATACCTATTTCCCCATTTTGGAGACAGGAAGGGAGTGATAGTAGTCATAGTACAAATTCGGTTGATGCTAAGAGAAGGAAGGTGACTATGAATACTACTTTGGAGAAAGCATTCCAGAATAATGCTAGACATGATTTGGATAGCAGAATTGCTAGGATGTTTTACACCGGTGGGCTTCCGTTTAACTTTGCAAGGAACCCACATTATCGTAGTTCCTATGCATTTGCTGCTACTCATAGCATTCCGAGTTATCTTCCTCCTAGATACAATGCTTTGAGAAAAACACTTTTGCAAAAGGAAAGAGCTCATGTTGAAAGACTTTTGAAACCAATTAAGGACTCCTGGCTTGAAAATGTTGTAAGTATAGTTTCTGATGGATGGTCAGATCCACAAAGGAGGcctcttattaatattatggtTGTATCAGATGGGGGTCCAGTGTTTATAAAGGCAATTGATGGGTCAGGTGAGTTCAAAGACAAGCATTACATTGTTGGGGTGTTGAAGGATGCTATAAAAGAGATTGGACATGAAAAAATTGTCCAAGTCATCACtgataatgctaatgtgatgaaGTCTGCTGGAGCTCTTATTGAGGCTGAGTATCCGAAAATATTTTGGACACCGTGTGTTGTCCACACTCTCAATCTAGCTTTGAAGAATATTTATGCAACAAAAAACACTGAAAAGAATGAAGTTACATATGAGAAATGTAGTTGGATTACACGTGTTGCTGATTATGCATCCTTCATACGTGTTTTTATCATAAACCATTCAATGAGGTTGGcaatgtttaatgaattttgtcCATTAAAATTGCTCCAAGTTATTGATACTAGATTTGATTCAGTGGTTGTAACGTTGAAGAGgttgaagttgataaaaagatGCCTTCAAGCCATGGCTATTAGTAACCAATGGGCTTCTTATAGGGAGGATGATGTTGGAAAAGCTCAAAAGGTGAAAGGTATGATTCTAAGTGATCTTTGGTGGGATAATATTGATTATATCCTTGAATTCACAGCACCCATTTATGATATGCTACGAATTGCCGACACAGATAAGCCTTGTCTTCATCTTATGTATGAGATGTGA